The region CTGTGGCTGGTGGCGATTCTGGCGATCTGGCAGACCCCCCACCTGACCGGTCTGCTGCGGGCGTGGTTGGGGGTAACGTGGGAGCCCCAGCATGTGTTCCTGTTTGCCGGCGCGCTCGCCGGGACCAGTCTCGGCGCCTCGCAATCAGCGGGTCGGGCATTAGTAGGCGTGCTGACGCCGCTGGGTAAATCCGCCGAATTCTTTGGCCTGTGGGGCACGGCTTCAAAACTCGCAGCGGTGTTCGGCATTCTAGGGCTGGGGCTGGTGCAGTGGGCGTTCGGCCTGGCCGATGCCATCCTGTTCTGCATGGCGCTGTTTGGTGTGGCTATCTTCACTGTGCTGCCCGTCAATGAGGCGCGCGGCAGCCAGGTTGCCGAAGACTGGCGCGAGGGCTCTACCGATTCGCCTCAGCTGAACAGGAGCACTCCATGAATATAGGCGTACTGACTTTCAGGATATCGCTGCCCGGCTGCGGTTCTCTCAAGGAAAAGCGCCAGCGCATGGGCGGGCTACACGAACGCTTTGGCCGCAACCCGGCAATCGCCGTCTGCGAAAGCGCAGACCTGGACCGGCTGGATTCCAGCGAATGGTCGTTTGTAGTCGCAGCGACCTCTGCCAAAAAGGTCGAGTCCATCTGCAGTGAAATCGAGGACAAGCTTCAGCGTACCGTGGATGGCCGGGTGCTGGATGTCACTCGGGAAATACTTTAACGGCCACGTCCTGCGTTGCGCGCAGGCCTCTGGCGCGAGCGCTCACTGAACGTCCCCACCGGGAAGAGCCTGGATGCTCTGGAGAAAGGCTTGATAGACGGCGGTTTCCCTGAACGCTTTAGCGGCCATTCGCGAACCGTACAAGCTGATATGACCGGACGGATCAAGCCCGAATGGCACGTTCTCGGCGGTCACGTCAGAGCGAACACCCTTTACGTGAAACATCGAATGCCGGTCGATGAACATGACATTCGCATGCCGGCTGGCATAGTCCGCAAGCAGGCTGTTAGCCTCTCTGGCAGGCACATCCCGCGTCTTGCGGAACCGGGTGATATCAAATTCACCACCGAACCGCAGGCTGCGTTTATACATGTCCGCTACGCTGACATCGAACGTAGTCGGCGAAGCCATCACCACCACCATCCCGGTGCGTTCAGCGAGATAATCGATCGCCTTGACTACGTTGCGCATATGGTTGTGCTCCTGCACAGCGCCCCACTGACCCGCCAGGATAATCAGGTCATAGCTATCGGCTTGAGCTTCCAGGTACTCCCTGTTGATCAGACATTGCCGGTAACTCAGGCCGGTCATATCCCCGGTAAAGTCCCTCGCGAGGCTTGGGTAGCACCAGTTGGTTGAGACCGAGTTGATCGATATCGCGTGTTCCTTGCCCAGATCGTCCCAGAAGGGGCCGTAGTGTCCGGCAAAGGAGTCGCCGAACAACAATGCCCGCAACTGGCCATCCGCAGCACCGAGTAGGCATTCAAGTCCCTCCTGACCGACTGGATTGACCTCCCCGGACCCGCTTGTTTCGACATTGTGGAAACACCACCGATTGGATCGGCGCGGCAGAATCAGCTCTGCCGTGGCTTCACGAAATTCATCGTTGATTCGGGATGGATAGCCCTGCGCAGCGAGGGTCACGGTGGCCAGGGAAGCCGCCAGGATGACTGCCGCGGCCGCGCCCATTCCAGGCTGCCATAATCCCGGCGAATCAGTTTTACGCCGCGCCCTGTTTTCTATGTAGCGATACGACAGCCAGCCGGTCAGCACCGAGGCGGCCACGCCCGCAACGATCCAGAACGGATCGCCCTCAAGCGCAAAGTAATATATCCAGACAGCAATGGGCCAATGCCACAGATATACGGAGTAGGAAATCCGCCCCACGAACTGCGAGACAGCGTTCCCGGTTATCGCTGACTCATAACGGGCAGAATAGATAACCAACACCGTACCCATCACCGGGATAGCCGCCAACCAGCCCGGCCAGACGGTCGCAGGGGTAAAAATCAGCACCGATGCACCAATCAGCAATATGCCTGAAAGCTCCAGCAAGCGGCTACTGCGTTGCGCAAAGCCAAGCGGGAACAGATACACCAGCCCACCCGCCAGCATCTCCCACATGCGGGTAGGAAGCAGAAAGAAGGACGAGGTCGGCCAGCGAGACGAGGCGTATGCCGACAAGGCAAAAGAGCCCAACGCCAGCAATATCAGCACCCAGCGGGTGAGGCGCAGCGACAGCATCTCGCGCAACGCGACGATAACAATCGGATAGATCAGATAGAACTGCCACTCGACCGAGAGCGACCAGGTATGCAGCAACCAGTTGTCGTGCGAGGCTTGCTCGAAGTACCCCGATTCCTTCCAGTACATCAGATTGGAAACAAAGCCCAAACTTCCAAGGACGTGCTTACCGAGTTGTTCATAGGCCGAGGGAAGCAATAGCGCCCAGCCAATAATGACGAGAAACAGACACAGAAATGCCAGCGCCGGAACGATTCGTTTGGCCCGTTCCTTATAAAACTCCCACACGGAGAATCGGCTGCTTTCCATCCGGGAGACGATGATCCCGGTCATGAGGTAGCCGGATATAACAAAGAATACGTCTACGCCGACGAAGCCGCCCTGCCCACCCACTATGCCAAAGTGGAAAAGCATCACTGCAATGACTGCTACGGCTCGAAGGCCATTAATATCTCCGCGAAAATGCACTAAAAACCCCCAACATTGAATTGCGCCGACCGGCCAGTGCCGGTGACGGAAGCGATTTCAATATTTCCAGCGGGTCTCTAAGGCGGAGTAATGGTCATCTGAGCTTTATTTTCCAGTCACGTGTGTTTCGGTTGCGGGTTCGTTCGTGGTCCCGAACCAGACTGCTGGCCACAACGATTTGTAAGGACGACACCAGCCGATCCTGCTCCGACGGGCGTCGCTTTTCATCAATCAAACGATGGTGTTTCAGGTGCGAGGCATGTCATCGCAAACTACCTGACTAGTGGAACACTTCGTTCCACAATGTCTATGCCTCCGATTCTCAAAAGGAAAGAAAGTGCCATTAAAAAGCTGCGAAACCGCCATATCGAAAATCGGATCGCGGAGGGGAACCAGGTCGACCTCGGAGCGCGCCTCCAAGTAGAGATCAGGCCGCACCGTCAGGAGGCGCGCCCACTTCGCACTTTTTGCAGTTGAGCAGAAAGCCCAATCGACTGATACGGCCCGCTTCGGTGGTCACCCAGAAGCGCTCCTGCCAGGGTGGGTTATGCCTGACATGCTGGAAATGGCCACACGAAAGCTCCGCCACCCAATGGTTCTCTTCGTCGAGGTGATAACCGGTGATAGGTCTTTGCATGTCAGCTCAGCCGTGTTGTTCGATGGCTCGACTCTCGCACCAGGCGGACCACGAATACAACACAAGTGCGATCCATATCGTGATGAAGCTGATCAGCTGAACCTGCTCCAGCGGCTCTTTGAATATGTACAGCGCGATGAGGAATTGCAGGGTCGGATTCAGGTACATCAGAAAGCCCACAGTGGACAGACGCAAGCGTCGCGCTGCACCGGCGAAGGCCAGCAAGGGCACCGCGGTCACTGCTCCGCAAGCGATCAACAACAGGGTGTTGCCTTCCACCAGGAAGTTGGACACCCCGGACGCCGTCAACCAGCCAAGCGCCAGCAAGGCAATCGGCAGCAGAATAAGCGTCTCTACGAACAGGCCGGACAGCCCGTCCAGGGCAACCTGTTTGCGCACCAGCCCGTAGCAGCCAAAGGATACTGCCAGAATCAGGCTGATCCAGGGCACGCTCGCGAGCATCACCACCTGAATCATGATACCGAGCCCGGCCAATACCACCGAAGCCACCTGCAGACGCGCCATGCGCTCGCGAAGTATCAGTACACCCAGCGCAACGTTGATCAACGGCGTGAGGAAATATCCCAGGCTGGCCTGCAACACATGGTTGGTTTCCACCGCGTAGATGTATAAACCCCAGTTGATCGCAATCAGTACTGCACAGATTGCCACCCGCCCCAGGCTCCGTGGCCTGGCCAGCGCCGCCGTGACCGGCTGCCAACGCTGCAGCAGACTGATCACCAGGATCAGAAAGACGCAGGACCAGAGAATCCGATGCACCAACACCTCATAGGCGGGGACGCCCTCGAACAGAGCGAAGAACAACGGAAAGCAGCCCCACATGGCATAGGCTGCCACCCCGAAGGCCACGCCACGGGTATTTTCGGATGATACGTTGTTGTCCATCGACCTCTCTCCTGAAGAACCGCCGCCATGATGACAGCTTCGGCGCGAGTATGGCTGTCGGCTGGGGGAACTCGCTCCGCTTGTCCGCCTCAGATGAAGAACCAGGCATTCCTGCCTGACACCGTACGAACAGGAGTACCGCATGAAGTACCGTCACCTGATTGCCTTGTTGTTTCCGTTGGCCGTCGCCCTGCCCGCGAGCGCCGAATGGCCTGAGGGCGCCAAAGCCCCCTTCGTTGCTGAATGCGTCGAGGGCGCTCAGGCAGAACATAGCGCAGCAAAAGCCAAGGCGTTCTGCGAATGTGCGGCCGGCGAAGTCAGCAGCGAGTTCAGCACCAGTGAGCTCGAAGAGATGGGCAGCCAGGACGCGATCGATCAAGGCACACGCCAGCGGTTGATCGAAGCATCCAGACGCTGCGAATCCGTCCTCCAGAGCTGAGTACCGTGACAGCTGCAGGCGGGCATCGGCTCCGCCGCACCTGTCCGACCACCCTATGCTGAGAGTCGGACTGATAGCCGATACGCATAATCTGCTGCGCGACGAAGCCGTTGCCTTCCTCAGGGGAAGCGACCATATCATCCATGCCGGCGATATCATGGATGAGAGCATCATCGAGTCGCTGCAAGCCCTGGCGCCGGTAACCGTCGTGCGCGGCAACAACGACCGCAGCGAATGGGGACAGCGCTTGCCTGAAACGGCGCATATC is a window of Pseudomonas sp. gcc21 DNA encoding:
- the rarD gene encoding EamA family transporter RarD; this translates as MDNNVSSENTRGVAFGVAAYAMWGCFPLFFALFEGVPAYEVLVHRILWSCVFLILVISLLQRWQPVTAALARPRSLGRVAICAVLIAINWGLYIYAVETNHVLQASLGYFLTPLINVALGVLILRERMARLQVASVVLAGLGIMIQVVMLASVPWISLILAVSFGCYGLVRKQVALDGLSGLFVETLILLPIALLALGWLTASGVSNFLVEGNTLLLIACGAVTAVPLLAFAGAARRLRLSTVGFLMYLNPTLQFLIALYIFKEPLEQVQLISFITIWIALVLYSWSAWCESRAIEQHG
- a CDS encoding DUF3565 domain-containing protein, whose protein sequence is MQRPITGYHLDEENHWVAELSCGHFQHVRHNPPWQERFWVTTEAGRISRLGFLLNCKKCEVGAPPDGAA
- a CDS encoding DUF503 domain-containing protein; its protein translation is MNIGVLTFRISLPGCGSLKEKRQRMGGLHERFGRNPAIAVCESADLDRLDSSEWSFVVAATSAKKVESICSEIEDKLQRTVDGRVLDVTREIL
- a CDS encoding acyltransferase family protein, encoding MHFRGDINGLRAVAVIAVMLFHFGIVGGQGGFVGVDVFFVISGYLMTGIIVSRMESSRFSVWEFYKERAKRIVPALAFLCLFLVIIGWALLLPSAYEQLGKHVLGSLGFVSNLMYWKESGYFEQASHDNWLLHTWSLSVEWQFYLIYPIVIVALREMLSLRLTRWVLILLALGSFALSAYASSRWPTSSFFLLPTRMWEMLAGGLVYLFPLGFAQRSSRLLELSGILLIGASVLIFTPATVWPGWLAAIPVMGTVLVIYSARYESAITGNAVSQFVGRISYSVYLWHWPIAVWIYYFALEGDPFWIVAGVAASVLTGWLSYRYIENRARRKTDSPGLWQPGMGAAAAVILAASLATVTLAAQGYPSRINDEFREATAELILPRRSNRWCFHNVETSGSGEVNPVGQEGLECLLGAADGQLRALLFGDSFAGHYGPFWDDLGKEHAISINSVSTNWCYPSLARDFTGDMTGLSYRQCLINREYLEAQADSYDLIILAGQWGAVQEHNHMRNVVKAIDYLAERTGMVVVMASPTTFDVSVADMYKRSLRFGGEFDITRFRKTRDVPAREANSLLADYASRHANVMFIDRHSMFHVKGVRSDVTAENVPFGLDPSGHISLYGSRMAAKAFRETAVYQAFLQSIQALPGGDVQ